A window of Rhododendron vialii isolate Sample 1 chromosome 13a, ASM3025357v1 contains these coding sequences:
- the LOC131312310 gene encoding uncharacterized protein LOC131312310 isoform X6: MSIQKEPEQVMKLRGGSVLGKKTILKSDHFPGCQNKRLSPQIDGAPNYRQADSLHVHGVAIPTIDGIRNVLNHVGAQIDGKQTRVLWINLREEPQVVYINGRPFVLRDVERPFSNLEYTGINRDRVEQMEARLKEDILLEAARYGNKILVTDELPDGQMVDQWEPVTHDSVKTPLEVYEELQAKQYLVDYERVPVTDEKSPKEQDFDILVDKISQADINTEITFNCQMGRGRTTTGMVIATLVYLNRIGASGIPRTNSIGKVSNSGSSIADNLPNSEEAIRRGEYVVIRSLIRVLEGGVEGKRQVDKVIDKCASMQLQNLREAIATYRNSIMRQPDEMKREASLSFFVEYLERYYFLICFAVYLHTEGAALHARSPDQSSFAEWMKARPELYSIIRRLLRRDPMGALGYVNAKPSLIRLAESSDGRPCEMSVVAALRIGEVLGSQTVLKSDHCPGCQNTSLPERVEGAPNFREIPGFPVYGVANPTIDGIRSVIQRIGSSKGGRPVLWHNMREEPVIYINGKPFVLREVERPYKNMLEYTGIDRERVQRMEARLKEDILREAERYGGAIMVIHETDDGQIFDAWEQVSSDVIQTPLEVFKCLDSEGFPVKYARVPITDGKAPKSSDFDTLAVNIASAPKDTAFVFNCQMGRGRTTTGTVIACLLKLRLEYGRPIRILLDSTSHEEVDDGTSSGEETGGHSAALASGSNKGRPGKERSHAFGMNDILLLWKITRLFDNGVECREALDAIIDRCSALQNIRQAVLQYRKVFNQQHVEPRERRLALNRGAEYLERYFRLIAFAAYLGSEAFDQFCGQGESRMTFKNWLHQRPEVQAMKWSIRLRPGRFFTVPEELRAPHESQHGDAVMEAIVKARSGSVLGKGSILKMYFFPGQRTSSSIQIHGAPHVYKVDGYPVYSMATPTIAGAKEMLAYLSAKPTAEVNVSRKVILTDLREEAVVYINGTPFVLRELNKPVDTLKHVGITGPVVEHMEARLKEDIISEVKQSGGRMLLHREEFSPASNQVSIIGYWENIFVDDVKSPAEVYAALKDEGYNIEYRRIPLTREREALASDVDAIQYCRDDSAGSYLFVSHTGFGGVSYAMAIICIRLDADEKLVSDTPQPSTLLYRASDEEAHKMGDYRDILSLTRVLVCGPKSKSDVDSVIERCAGAGHLRDDIHYYSKELEKFPDGDDEHRAYLMDMGVKALRAMLNTVAETDLALQF; encoded by the exons ATGTCGATACAAAAGGAACCGGAGCAGGTCATGAAACTAAGAGGGGGATCCGTGCTGGGGAAGAAGACCATTCTCAAGAGTGATCATTTTCCTGGTTGCCAGAACAAACGCTTGTCTCCGCAGATCGATGGTGCTCCCAACTACCGTCAG GCGGACTCGTTGCATGTTCATGGTGTTGCAATTCCTACCATTGATGGGATCCGGAACGTTCTTAACCATGTTGGGGCTCAAATAGATGGAAAACAGACACGAGTACTTTGGATTAACCTTCGTGAAGAGCCG CAGGTTGTATATATCAATGGACGCCCTTTTGTTTTGCGTGATGTTGAGAGGCCTTTCTCCAACCTTGAATATACG GGGATCAACAGGGATAGGGTTGAACAAATGGAAGCTCGATTGAAAGAAGATATCCTCTTAGAAGCTGCAAG ATATGGAAATAAGATCCTGGTTACTGATGAACTGCCTGATGGTCAGATGGTGGATCAGTGGGAACCGGTGACACATGACTCTGTCAAAACACCACTTGAG GTGTATGAAGAACTACAAGCAAAACAGTACCTTGTTGACTATGAACGTGTTCCTGTAACAGATGAGAAATCACCAAAGGAGCAGGACTTTGATATTTTG GTTGACAAAATATCTCAAGCTGATATAAACACAGAGATAACTTTCAATTGCCAAATGGGGCGTGGAAGAACTACAACTGGGATGGTGATTGCTACACTGGTTTACCTTAATCGAATTGGAGCATCTG GGATTCCAAGGACCAATTCGATTGGGAAGGTCTCCAACTCTGGTTCCAGCATTGCTGATAATTTGCCTAACTCAGAGGAGGCAATTCGTAGAGGAGAATATGTTGTTATTAGAAGCTTGATTCGGGTGTTAGAG GGCGGTGTTGAAGGCAAAAGACAAGTGGACAAGGTCATTGATAAATGTGCTTCCATGCAG TTACAGAACTTACGTGAAGCTATTGCCACTTATCGCAATAGTATTATGCGTCAACCAGATGAGATGAAGAGGGAGGCATCACTTTCCTTTTTTGTGGAGTACTTGGAAAGATATTACTTCCTTATATGCTTTGCTGTCTACCTCCATACAGAGGGAGCAGCACTCCATGCTAGATCCCCTGATCAAAGCAGTTTTGCTGAGTGGATGAAAGCAAGGCCAGAGCTGTATAGTATTATTCGCAG GTTGCTTAGGAGGGACCCAATGGGAGCACTTGGATATGTCAATGCAAAACCTTCGCTAATAAGACTTGCTGAATCTTCTGATGGGCGCCCATGTGAAATGAGTGTAGTTGCTGCCTTGAGAATTGGGGAGGTTCTTGGAAGTCAGACTGTTCTCAAGAGTGACCACTGCCCTGGCTGTCAAAACACAAGTCTACCGGAAAGAGTGGAGGGTGCCCCTAATTTTAGAGAAATTCCTGGGTTTCCAGTTTATGGAGTTGCTAATCCGACAATTGATGGAATTAGGTCAGTCATTCAGAGGATAGGTAGCTCTAAAGGTGGCCGTCCAGTGTTGTGGCACAATATGCGAGAAGAACCTGTTATCTACATCAACGGCAAACCATTTGTACTTCGTGAGGTTGAAAGACCGTACAAAAACATGCTAGAGTACACG GGAATTGATCGTGAAAGAGTACAGAGAATGGAAGCCCGGTTGAAAGAAGATATTCTTCGCGAAGCTGAACGCTATGGGGGTGCCATTATGGTTATACATGAAACTGATGATGGGCAGATATTTGATGCGTGGGAACAAGTCAGCTCTGATGTAATTCAGACCCCACTGGAAGTTTTCAAATGCTTAGATTCGGAGGGTTTTCCTGTCAAGTATGCTCGTGTGCCCATTACTGATGGTAAAGCCCCCAAAAGTTCTGACTTCGACACTTTAGCTGTGAATATTGCATCGGCTCCCAAGGATACTGCTTTTGTTTTCAACTGCCAG ATGGGTAGAGGAAGGACAACCACTGGTACTGTGATCGCTTGCCTTCTAAAACTTCGATTAGAATATGGGAGACCCATTAGAATCCTGCTTGATAGTACATCCCATGAGGAGGTGGATGATGGTACGTCCAGTGGTGAAGAAACTGGTGGTCATAGTGCTGCATTAGCCTCTGGTTCTAATAAAGGTAGACCAGGAAAAGAGCGAAGTCATGCATTTGGGATGAATGACATCTTATTATTGTGGAAGATAACCAGACTATTTGATAATGGGGTGGAATGTCGGGAGGCTTTGGATGCTATTATTGATAGATGTTCAGCTCTCCAAAACATACGCCAAGCTGTCCTGCAATACAGAAAAGTCTTCAATCAGCAACATGTGGAGCCAAGGGAAAGGAGACTGGCACTAAACCGTGGAGCTGAGTACTTGGAACGCTATTTTCGTTTGATTGCTTTTGCAGCATATCTTGGAAGTGAAGCATTTGATCAGTTTTGTGGGCAAGGTGAATCCAGGATGACATTCAAGAATTGGTTGCATCAGAGACCTGAAGTTCAAGCAATGAAATGGAGCATAAGATTAAGGCCTGGGAGATTCTTTACAGTTCCT GAGGAGTTGAGAGCACCGCATGAATCTCAACATGGAGATGCAGTAATGGAGGCTATTGTGAAGGCTCGTAGTGGTTCAGTTTTGGGGAAAGGCTCTATACTTAAGATGTACTTCTTTCCCGGTCAAAGAACTTCCAGCAGCATTCAGATACATGGTGCACCTCATGTTTACAAG GTGGATGGTTACCCTGTGTATAGCATGGCAACTCCAACAATTGCTGGCGCCAAAGAGATGTTGGCCTATTTAAGTGCCAAGCCCACTGCTGAAGTAAATGTTTCTAGGAAAGTGATTTTAACTGACTTAAGAGAAGAAGCTGTTGTTTATATCAATGGCACTCCATTTGTCCTTAGGGAACTAAATAAGCCTGTTGATACACTCAAGCATGTTGGAATCACTGGTCCAGTG GTGGAACACATGGAGGCACGCCTAAAAGAAGATATAATATCTGAGGTCAAACAATCAGGGGGTCGAATGCTTCTACACCGTGAAGAATTCAGCCCGGCATCAAATCAGGTCAGCATCATAGGATACTGGGAGAACATCTTCGTAGATGATGTGAAATCGCCTGCTGAAGTATATGCTGCTCTCAAAGATGAAGGATACAACATTGAATACAGGAGAATACCATTAACTAGGGAGAGAGAAGCGTTAGCTTCTGATGTTGATGCAATCCAATACTGCAGAGACGA CTCTGCAGGGTCTTATCTTTTCGTGTCACACacaggatttggaggggtttCTTACGCAATGGCTATTATCTGTATAAGACTTGATGCGGATGAAAAATTAGTTTCAGATACACCTCAACCATCAACTTTACTTTATCGAGCTTCTGATGAAGAAGCACACAAAATGGGTGATTACAGGGATATACTAAGTCTTACCAGAGTTCTTGTGTGTGGTCCAAAGAGTAAATCAGATGTTGACAGTGTCATAGAAAG
- the LOC131312310 gene encoding uncharacterized protein LOC131312310 isoform X7 — MSIQKEPEQVMKLRGGSVLGKKTILKSDHFPGCQNKRLSPQIDGAPNYRQADSLHVHGVAIPTIDGIRNVLNHVGAQIDGKQTRVLWINLREEPQVVYINGRPFVLRDVERPFSNLEYTGINRDRVEQMEARLKEDILLEAARYGNKILVTDELPDGQMVDQWEPVTHDSVKTPLEVYEELQAKQYLVDYERVPVTDEKSPKEQDFDILVDKISQADINTEITFNCQMGRGRTTTGMVIATLVYLNRIGASGIPRTNSIGKVSNSGSSIADNLPNSEEAIRRGEYVVIRSLIRVLEGGVEGKRQVDKVIDKCASMQLQNLREAIATYRNSIMRQPDEMKREASLSFFVEYLERYYFLICFAVYLHTEGAALHARSPDQSSFAEWMKARPELYSIIRRLLRRDPMGALGYVNAKPSLIRLAESSDGRPCEMSVVAALRIGEVLGSQTVLKSDHCPGCQNTSLPERVEGAPNFREIPGFPVYGVANPTIDGIRSVIQRIGSSKGGRPVLWHNMREEPVIYINGKPFVLREVERPYKNMLEYTGIDRERVQRMEARLKEDILREAERYGGAIMVIHETDDGQIFDAWEQVSSDVIQTPLEVFKCLDSEGFPVKYARVPITDGKAPKSSDFDTLAVNIASAPKDTAFVFNCQMGRGRTTTGTVIACLLKLRLEYGRPIRILLDSTSHEEVDDGTSSGEETGGHSAALASGSNKGRPGKERSHAFGMNDILLLWKITRLFDNGVECREALDAIIDRCSALQNIRQAVLQYRKVFNQQHVEPRERRLALNRGAEYLERYFRLIAFAAYLGSEAFDQFCGQGESRMTFKNWLHQRPEVQAMKWSIRLRPGRFFTVPEELRAPHESQHGDAVMEAIVKARSGSVLGKGSILKMYFFPGQRTSSSIQIHGAPHVYKVDGYPVYSMATPTIAGAKEMLAYLSAKPTAEVNVSRKVILTDLREEAVVYINGTPFVLRELNKPVDTLKHVGITGPVVEHMEARLKEDIISEVKQSGGRMLLHREEFSPASNQVSIIGYWENIFVDDVKSPAEVYAALKDEGYNIEYRRIPLTREREALASDVDAIQYCRDDSAGSYLFVSHTGFGGVSYAMAIICIRLDADEKLVSDTPQPSTLLYRASDEEAHKMGDYRDILSLTRVLVCGPKSKSDVDSVIERLSSIILLHIYMGGAEAFHQLMKEVVGGLAINRWLEDGSSRFEPKSEHTCP; from the exons ATGTCGATACAAAAGGAACCGGAGCAGGTCATGAAACTAAGAGGGGGATCCGTGCTGGGGAAGAAGACCATTCTCAAGAGTGATCATTTTCCTGGTTGCCAGAACAAACGCTTGTCTCCGCAGATCGATGGTGCTCCCAACTACCGTCAG GCGGACTCGTTGCATGTTCATGGTGTTGCAATTCCTACCATTGATGGGATCCGGAACGTTCTTAACCATGTTGGGGCTCAAATAGATGGAAAACAGACACGAGTACTTTGGATTAACCTTCGTGAAGAGCCG CAGGTTGTATATATCAATGGACGCCCTTTTGTTTTGCGTGATGTTGAGAGGCCTTTCTCCAACCTTGAATATACG GGGATCAACAGGGATAGGGTTGAACAAATGGAAGCTCGATTGAAAGAAGATATCCTCTTAGAAGCTGCAAG ATATGGAAATAAGATCCTGGTTACTGATGAACTGCCTGATGGTCAGATGGTGGATCAGTGGGAACCGGTGACACATGACTCTGTCAAAACACCACTTGAG GTGTATGAAGAACTACAAGCAAAACAGTACCTTGTTGACTATGAACGTGTTCCTGTAACAGATGAGAAATCACCAAAGGAGCAGGACTTTGATATTTTG GTTGACAAAATATCTCAAGCTGATATAAACACAGAGATAACTTTCAATTGCCAAATGGGGCGTGGAAGAACTACAACTGGGATGGTGATTGCTACACTGGTTTACCTTAATCGAATTGGAGCATCTG GGATTCCAAGGACCAATTCGATTGGGAAGGTCTCCAACTCTGGTTCCAGCATTGCTGATAATTTGCCTAACTCAGAGGAGGCAATTCGTAGAGGAGAATATGTTGTTATTAGAAGCTTGATTCGGGTGTTAGAG GGCGGTGTTGAAGGCAAAAGACAAGTGGACAAGGTCATTGATAAATGTGCTTCCATGCAG TTACAGAACTTACGTGAAGCTATTGCCACTTATCGCAATAGTATTATGCGTCAACCAGATGAGATGAAGAGGGAGGCATCACTTTCCTTTTTTGTGGAGTACTTGGAAAGATATTACTTCCTTATATGCTTTGCTGTCTACCTCCATACAGAGGGAGCAGCACTCCATGCTAGATCCCCTGATCAAAGCAGTTTTGCTGAGTGGATGAAAGCAAGGCCAGAGCTGTATAGTATTATTCGCAG GTTGCTTAGGAGGGACCCAATGGGAGCACTTGGATATGTCAATGCAAAACCTTCGCTAATAAGACTTGCTGAATCTTCTGATGGGCGCCCATGTGAAATGAGTGTAGTTGCTGCCTTGAGAATTGGGGAGGTTCTTGGAAGTCAGACTGTTCTCAAGAGTGACCACTGCCCTGGCTGTCAAAACACAAGTCTACCGGAAAGAGTGGAGGGTGCCCCTAATTTTAGAGAAATTCCTGGGTTTCCAGTTTATGGAGTTGCTAATCCGACAATTGATGGAATTAGGTCAGTCATTCAGAGGATAGGTAGCTCTAAAGGTGGCCGTCCAGTGTTGTGGCACAATATGCGAGAAGAACCTGTTATCTACATCAACGGCAAACCATTTGTACTTCGTGAGGTTGAAAGACCGTACAAAAACATGCTAGAGTACACG GGAATTGATCGTGAAAGAGTACAGAGAATGGAAGCCCGGTTGAAAGAAGATATTCTTCGCGAAGCTGAACGCTATGGGGGTGCCATTATGGTTATACATGAAACTGATGATGGGCAGATATTTGATGCGTGGGAACAAGTCAGCTCTGATGTAATTCAGACCCCACTGGAAGTTTTCAAATGCTTAGATTCGGAGGGTTTTCCTGTCAAGTATGCTCGTGTGCCCATTACTGATGGTAAAGCCCCCAAAAGTTCTGACTTCGACACTTTAGCTGTGAATATTGCATCGGCTCCCAAGGATACTGCTTTTGTTTTCAACTGCCAG ATGGGTAGAGGAAGGACAACCACTGGTACTGTGATCGCTTGCCTTCTAAAACTTCGATTAGAATATGGGAGACCCATTAGAATCCTGCTTGATAGTACATCCCATGAGGAGGTGGATGATGGTACGTCCAGTGGTGAAGAAACTGGTGGTCATAGTGCTGCATTAGCCTCTGGTTCTAATAAAGGTAGACCAGGAAAAGAGCGAAGTCATGCATTTGGGATGAATGACATCTTATTATTGTGGAAGATAACCAGACTATTTGATAATGGGGTGGAATGTCGGGAGGCTTTGGATGCTATTATTGATAGATGTTCAGCTCTCCAAAACATACGCCAAGCTGTCCTGCAATACAGAAAAGTCTTCAATCAGCAACATGTGGAGCCAAGGGAAAGGAGACTGGCACTAAACCGTGGAGCTGAGTACTTGGAACGCTATTTTCGTTTGATTGCTTTTGCAGCATATCTTGGAAGTGAAGCATTTGATCAGTTTTGTGGGCAAGGTGAATCCAGGATGACATTCAAGAATTGGTTGCATCAGAGACCTGAAGTTCAAGCAATGAAATGGAGCATAAGATTAAGGCCTGGGAGATTCTTTACAGTTCCT GAGGAGTTGAGAGCACCGCATGAATCTCAACATGGAGATGCAGTAATGGAGGCTATTGTGAAGGCTCGTAGTGGTTCAGTTTTGGGGAAAGGCTCTATACTTAAGATGTACTTCTTTCCCGGTCAAAGAACTTCCAGCAGCATTCAGATACATGGTGCACCTCATGTTTACAAG GTGGATGGTTACCCTGTGTATAGCATGGCAACTCCAACAATTGCTGGCGCCAAAGAGATGTTGGCCTATTTAAGTGCCAAGCCCACTGCTGAAGTAAATGTTTCTAGGAAAGTGATTTTAACTGACTTAAGAGAAGAAGCTGTTGTTTATATCAATGGCACTCCATTTGTCCTTAGGGAACTAAATAAGCCTGTTGATACACTCAAGCATGTTGGAATCACTGGTCCAGTG GTGGAACACATGGAGGCACGCCTAAAAGAAGATATAATATCTGAGGTCAAACAATCAGGGGGTCGAATGCTTCTACACCGTGAAGAATTCAGCCCGGCATCAAATCAGGTCAGCATCATAGGATACTGGGAGAACATCTTCGTAGATGATGTGAAATCGCCTGCTGAAGTATATGCTGCTCTCAAAGATGAAGGATACAACATTGAATACAGGAGAATACCATTAACTAGGGAGAGAGAAGCGTTAGCTTCTGATGTTGATGCAATCCAATACTGCAGAGACGA CTCTGCAGGGTCTTATCTTTTCGTGTCACACacaggatttggaggggtttCTTACGCAATGGCTATTATCTGTATAAGACTTGATGCGGATGAAAAATTAGTTTCAGATACACCTCAACCATCAACTTTACTTTATCGAGCTTCTGATGAAGAAGCACACAAAATGGGTGATTACAGGGATATACTAAGTCTTACCAGAGTTCTTGTGTGTGGTCCAAAGAGTAAATCAGATGTTGACAGTGTCATAGAAAG